The proteins below are encoded in one region of Enhydrobacter sp.:
- a CDS encoding YraN family protein, with amino-acid sequence MTTEARQKAHRLGHAAEWRAVWRLRLAGYSILARRYKTKLGEIDIVARRGDVLAFVEVKARSEIETAAYALRGNQFGRVARAASLFVARHPHYAGHSLRFDAVLVVGLWPRHLPDVWRAPE; translated from the coding sequence ATGACCACCGAGGCGCGTCAGAAGGCACATCGACTAGGCCACGCCGCCGAATGGCGCGCCGTCTGGCGCCTGCGGCTGGCCGGCTACTCGATTCTCGCGCGCCGCTACAAGACGAAGTTGGGCGAGATTGACATCGTGGCGCGCCGCGGCGATGTGCTCGCCTTCGTCGAGGTCAAGGCGCGCTCGGAGATCGAGACTGCCGCCTACGCGCTGCGCGGCAACCAGTTCGGCCGCGTCGCGCGTGCGGCAAGCCTGTTCGTCGCCCGCCATCCGCACTATGCCGGGCATTCCCTCCGGTTCGACGCCGTCCTGGTGGTGGGGCTGTGGCCGCGTCACCTCCCCGATGTATGGCGGGCGCCGGAGTGA
- a CDS encoding transglutaminase-like domain-containing protein: MTADPTGGRQDLDRLRALCAGDGSRIDLLEAALELGALRRDAPVDAAPFRQHVAAMAVDLADLVGRRGAVPEQLGEVIAVAYGYRGDSETYDDLQNADLARVIERRKGLPVALSILYLHVARAQGWQAEGLAFPAHFLIRVTIEGGRHILDPFHDGALRDATELRVLLRQVLGPQAELQPAHFDPVADRDVLLRLENNVRLRLAGQGDWLGAARSLDRMLAIAPDRAELLFEAGEINARLDKRRAAIAAFSRFLDLEGGQSDPALRRRASELLQELRRGLN; encoded by the coding sequence GTGACGGCTGATCCGACCGGCGGCCGGCAGGATCTGGATCGGTTGCGTGCGCTCTGCGCGGGCGACGGATCGCGAATCGACCTGCTCGAGGCCGCTTTGGAGCTCGGCGCCCTGCGGCGCGATGCGCCGGTCGATGCGGCGCCCTTCCGTCAGCATGTGGCGGCGATGGCGGTCGACCTGGCCGACCTCGTAGGCCGCCGCGGCGCGGTGCCGGAGCAACTGGGCGAGGTGATCGCGGTCGCCTATGGCTATCGTGGCGACAGCGAGACCTACGACGACCTGCAGAATGCCGACCTCGCGCGCGTGATCGAGCGCCGCAAGGGGCTTCCGGTGGCGCTCTCGATCCTTTACCTGCATGTTGCGCGCGCCCAGGGCTGGCAAGCCGAGGGACTGGCCTTCCCGGCGCATTTCCTGATCCGCGTCACGATCGAGGGCGGGCGGCATATTCTCGACCCCTTCCATGACGGCGCCCTGCGCGATGCGACCGAGCTCAGGGTGCTTCTGCGGCAGGTGCTGGGACCTCAGGCGGAGCTGCAGCCCGCGCATTTCGACCCGGTGGCCGATCGCGACGTGTTGCTGCGGCTCGAGAACAATGTCCGTTTGCGGCTGGCGGGACAGGGCGACTGGCTGGGCGCGGCGCGGTCGCTCGACCGCATGCTGGCGATCGCGCCGGACCGCGCCGAGCTCCTGTTCGAGGCCGGCGAGATCAATGCCCGGCTCGACAAGCGCCGCGCCGCGATCGCCGCCTTCAGCCGGTTCCTCGATCTCGAGGGCGGGCAGAGCGATCCGGCGCTCCGTCGCCGCGCCTCGGAACTGTTGCAGGAACTGCGCCGCGGGCTTAACTGA
- the gshB gene encoding glutathione synthase, with product MKLNVAIQMDHVSTIDIDGDSTFVLGLEAQRRGYEVWHYTPPELVFRDRKVMARVQPMQLRREKGNHFTLGAPEMRDLSTFDVLLLRQDPPFDMSYITTTHLLEHIHPGTLVVNDPASVRNAPEKLFVTHFDNVMPPTLITADVRALRAFRDEHKDIILKPLFGNGGSGVFRLKPDDENFASLLEMFSQRSREPVIAQRYLPEVRQGDKRIILIDGRAAGVVNRVPAEGEARSNMHIGGKAVKAELTKRDREICETIGPELARLGLIFVGIDVIGDYLTEINVTSPTGLQQINRFDGVCLEADIWDRIELRYQATRGSKA from the coding sequence ATGAAACTCAACGTCGCCATCCAGATGGACCATGTCTCGACCATCGACATCGATGGCGATTCGACGTTCGTGCTGGGCCTCGAGGCGCAGCGCCGCGGCTACGAGGTCTGGCACTACACGCCGCCCGAGCTGGTCTTTCGCGATCGCAAGGTGATGGCGCGCGTCCAGCCGATGCAGCTCAGGCGCGAAAAGGGCAACCATTTCACGCTGGGCGCGCCGGAGATGCGCGATCTCTCCACCTTCGACGTGCTGCTGCTGCGGCAGGACCCGCCGTTCGACATGTCGTACATCACCACGACGCATCTGCTGGAGCACATTCATCCCGGGACGCTCGTCGTCAACGATCCGGCGAGCGTGCGCAACGCGCCGGAGAAGCTGTTCGTCACCCACTTCGACAACGTGATGCCGCCCACGCTCATCACCGCCGATGTGCGCGCGCTGCGCGCGTTCCGCGACGAGCACAAGGACATCATCCTGAAGCCGCTGTTCGGCAACGGCGGCTCCGGCGTCTTCCGGCTGAAGCCGGACGACGAGAATTTCGCTTCGCTGCTCGAGATGTTCTCCCAGCGCAGCCGCGAACCGGTGATCGCGCAGCGCTACCTGCCCGAGGTGCGCCAGGGCGACAAGCGCATCATCCTGATCGACGGCCGCGCGGCCGGCGTCGTCAATCGCGTGCCGGCGGAGGGCGAGGCGCGCTCCAATATGCATATCGGCGGCAAGGCGGTGAAGGCGGAACTCACCAAGCGCGATCGGGAGATCTGCGAGACGATCGGTCCGGAGCTCGCCCGGCTCGGCCTGATCTTCGTCGGCATCGACGTGATCGGCGACTATCTCACCGAGATCAACGTCACGTCGCCGACCGGGCTGCAGCAGATCAACCGCTTCGACGGCGTCTGCCTCGAGGCCGACATATGGGATCGCATCGAGCTGCGCTACCAGGCGACGCGCGGGAGCAAGGCATGA
- a CDS encoding ankyrin repeat domain-containing protein yields the protein MSRRTFLVMGLSAMAWPAAAQTFESMMEKPIVKAVREGDVDKVRHALLKGESPNQIDSSGRSLLLVATQAGQADIVDALLKGGAVVDVTDRDGYTSLIRAAEQGDDNIVAMLLRRHARPDAQTRQGLTALIAATRAGSVESCRLLLESKANPNLADFTGRTALSYARQGNRGAIEAMLRKAGAR from the coding sequence ATGAGCAGGCGCACCTTCCTCGTCATGGGTCTGTCGGCGATGGCTTGGCCTGCCGCGGCGCAGACCTTCGAGTCGATGATGGAGAAGCCCATCGTCAAGGCGGTTCGCGAGGGCGACGTCGACAAGGTCCGGCACGCCCTGCTCAAGGGCGAGAGCCCCAACCAGATCGACTCCTCGGGCCGGTCGCTCCTGCTGGTGGCGACGCAGGCGGGACAGGCGGACATCGTCGATGCGCTACTGAAGGGCGGCGCGGTGGTCGATGTCACCGACCGCGACGGCTACACGTCGCTCATTCGTGCCGCCGAGCAAGGGGACGACAATATCGTCGCCATGCTGCTCAGGCGCCATGCCCGGCCCGACGCCCAGACCCGTCAGGGGCTGACGGCGCTGATTGCGGCGACGCGCGCCGGATCGGTCGAATCGTGCCGCCTGTTGCTGGAAAGCAAGGCCAATCCAAATCTTGCGGATTTCACCGGCCGCACGGCCTTGAGCTATGCCCGCCAGGGCAATCGCGGCGCGATCGAGGCGATGCTGCGCAAGGCAGGCGCGCGCTGA
- the arfB gene encoding alternative ribosome rescue aminoacyl-tRNA hydrolase ArfB translates to MAAAAKAAPIRISGTLWLDPAEIEESFVRAAGPGGQHVNKTATAVQLRFDVRGSPSLPGDVRRRLERLAGSRLTRDGVLVLVAQGERSQRRNREEALARLVALIRTAARPLVPRKPTRPTRASKLRRLDTKKRHGAQKALRRGPPESC, encoded by the coding sequence ATGGCGGCCGCCGCCAAAGCGGCGCCGATCCGGATCAGCGGCACGCTTTGGCTCGACCCCGCCGAGATCGAGGAGAGCTTCGTGCGCGCCGCCGGCCCGGGCGGCCAGCACGTCAACAAGACGGCGACGGCGGTGCAGTTGCGCTTCGACGTGCGCGGCTCGCCGTCGCTTCCCGGCGACGTCCGACGCCGGCTGGAGCGGCTGGCAGGAAGCCGCCTTACGCGCGACGGCGTCCTGGTGCTCGTCGCACAGGGCGAGCGCAGCCAGAGGCGCAACCGTGAGGAGGCACTCGCCCGGCTGGTCGCGCTGATCCGGACAGCCGCGCGTCCGCTCGTGCCGCGCAAGCCGACCAGGCCCACCAGGGCGAGCAAGCTGCGGCGACTCGACACCAAGAAGCGGCACGGCGCGCAGAAGGCGTTGCGGCGCGGCCCGCCCGAGTCCTGCTGA
- the aliA gene encoding cyclohexanecarboxylate-CoA ligase — MEFDAVLFPPRRAAMVEKGFWRDRTINDDLDDCLKQRPDKEAVTAISIDRGETRRLTYRELARLSDRLAASLARLGVERNDVVSAQLPNWWEFTVAYLACARTGAVFNPLMPIFRERELGFMLKHARSKVVIVPKRFRGHDYESMIGALRPALPDLRHVLVIGGKGDSDFGALLQGNPDETTDARAVPALRRPAPDEITEIIYTSGTTGEPKGVMHSSNSLTANIIPYAERLHLGAGDVVLMASPMAHQTGFLYGLFMPITLGARAVLQDIWDPRKAVETIRHEGATFTMASTPFLTDLANVVAETGLAVPTLRTFLCAGAPIPGPLVERARKTLGTKIVSAWGMTENGAATLIKPEDDDERAFNTCGCPLPGVELRVVDSDGTPLPNGTSGRLLIRACSNFGGYLHRPHLNGTDADDWFDTGDLASIDDRGYVRIDGRSKDVIIRGGENIPVVEIEALLYKHPAVAQAAIVAYPDERLGERACAVIVTKPGQSIDFAEMVDFLKAQKVALQYIPERLMALDQMPSTPSGKIQKFKLREIVKDGLSSIQAAADG, encoded by the coding sequence ATGGAGTTCGATGCCGTCCTCTTTCCGCCGCGTCGCGCGGCGATGGTCGAAAAGGGATTCTGGCGGGACCGCACGATCAACGACGACCTCGACGACTGTCTGAAACAACGGCCGGACAAGGAGGCCGTCACCGCCATTTCGATCGATCGAGGCGAAACGCGGCGGCTTACGTATCGCGAACTCGCGCGCCTTTCGGATCGCCTCGCCGCCAGCCTTGCGAGGCTCGGAGTCGAGCGCAACGACGTGGTCTCCGCCCAGTTGCCGAACTGGTGGGAGTTCACGGTCGCCTATCTTGCCTGCGCGCGGACCGGTGCGGTGTTCAATCCGCTGATGCCGATCTTCCGCGAGCGCGAGCTCGGCTTCATGCTGAAGCACGCACGGAGCAAGGTCGTGATCGTGCCCAAGCGATTCCGCGGCCATGACTACGAGTCGATGATCGGTGCTCTTCGGCCCGCCCTGCCGGATCTGCGGCACGTGCTGGTCATCGGCGGCAAGGGCGACAGCGATTTCGGCGCGCTGCTGCAAGGGAATCCGGACGAAACGACCGACGCACGGGCCGTCCCGGCGTTGAGGCGGCCGGCGCCGGACGAGATCACCGAGATCATCTACACATCGGGCACCACGGGCGAGCCGAAAGGCGTGATGCATTCCTCGAACTCGCTCACGGCCAATATCATCCCCTATGCCGAACGTCTTCATCTCGGCGCCGGCGACGTCGTTTTGATGGCCTCGCCGATGGCGCACCAGACGGGCTTCCTGTACGGCCTCTTCATGCCGATCACGCTGGGCGCCCGGGCCGTGCTGCAGGACATCTGGGATCCCCGCAAGGCCGTGGAAACCATCCGCCACGAGGGCGCCACCTTCACCATGGCCTCCACGCCCTTCCTGACCGACCTCGCCAACGTGGTGGCGGAAACGGGTCTGGCCGTACCGACGCTCAGGACTTTCCTCTGCGCCGGCGCGCCGATTCCCGGGCCGCTCGTCGAGCGGGCACGCAAGACGCTCGGCACCAAGATCGTATCGGCCTGGGGCATGACCGAGAACGGCGCGGCGACCCTCATCAAGCCCGAGGACGACGACGAGCGCGCCTTCAACACCTGCGGCTGTCCGCTGCCCGGCGTCGAGCTGCGCGTCGTCGATTCCGACGGCACGCCGCTGCCCAACGGCACCAGCGGCCGGCTCCTGATCCGCGCCTGCTCCAACTTCGGCGGCTATCTCCACCGCCCGCACCTCAATGGCACGGATGCCGACGACTGGTTCGACACCGGCGACCTCGCCTCGATCGACGACCGCGGCTACGTCAGGATCGACGGCCGGTCGAAGGACGTGATCATCCGCGGCGGCGAGAATATCCCGGTCGTGGAGATCGAGGCGTTGCTCTACAAGCACCCGGCCGTCGCACAGGCCGCGATCGTCGCCTATCCCGACGAGCGCCTCGGCGAGCGCGCCTGCGCGGTGATCGTGACCAAGCCCGGCCAGTCAATCGATTTCGCAGAAATGGTCGATTTCCTGAAAGCGCAGAAGGTCGCGCTGCAATACATCCCCGAGCGCCTGATGGCGCTCGACCAGATGCCCTCGACCCCGTCGGGAAAGATCCAGAAGTTCAAGCTGCGCGAGATCGTGAAGGATGGCCTTTCATCGATCCAGGCCGCAGCCGACGGCTGA
- a CDS encoding sodium:proton antiporter, giving the protein MHGFESTRDAVSQGLVAVILVAVFAGLAADRVHRVLVPIGAVALVWLISYFTPFRLVSFETAMAAIDLNVILLLFSMMALVGVLKTTNVFPWAVDRLLERSRGNPSRAARLIIWFTGVLSAILDNVTTVIFAYPMAAEMARRLRIDGSAFFLPMVMAANIGGTATLIGDPPNVLIGADPRSGLSFMDFIDNLTVPCTAMMVVLVWFSRRYYGPDIGPRADRDHDAAATPTGARLTNVPLLRTTCWVTAAIFAGFMTHSLTGMPVSVPAVIGIAVILFAQDYYYLREHRPTPDERQHGVLAILEKDIEWPTLAFFLFLFVLVGAAVATGLIDSLALGLGWAIEAIGNGLGLSPQATLLVAALVVLWVSGFLSAVIDNIPYTAVTIPLIASLLQKLDAGPQGQVLWWALALGACLGGNGTLIGASANVTVTGLAEKDGKRISFNEFTAFGARVTAITLLISSAYIALWLYVGSAIVNAVGAGALVLMAALPRLLRKSAPAPKA; this is encoded by the coding sequence ATGCACGGCTTCGAATCGACCCGCGACGCGGTGAGCCAGGGCCTGGTCGCCGTCATCCTGGTGGCGGTGTTCGCTGGCCTCGCGGCTGACCGCGTGCACCGCGTGCTGGTGCCGATCGGCGCCGTGGCGCTCGTCTGGCTGATCTCCTACTTCACGCCGTTCAGGCTGGTCTCCTTCGAGACGGCGATGGCGGCCATCGACCTCAACGTCATCCTGCTGCTGTTCTCGATGATGGCACTGGTGGGCGTGCTCAAGACCACCAATGTCTTTCCCTGGGCGGTCGACCGGCTGCTCGAACGATCGCGCGGCAATCCCAGCCGGGCGGCGCGGCTCATCATCTGGTTCACCGGCGTCCTGTCGGCCATCCTCGACAACGTCACGACGGTGATCTTCGCCTATCCCATGGCGGCCGAGATGGCGCGCCGGCTTCGCATCGACGGCTCGGCCTTTTTCCTGCCCATGGTGATGGCGGCCAATATCGGCGGCACGGCGACGCTGATCGGCGATCCGCCCAACGTGCTGATCGGCGCCGACCCGCGCAGCGGGCTTTCCTTCATGGATTTCATCGACAACCTCACCGTGCCCTGCACGGCGATGATGGTGGTGCTGGTCTGGTTCAGCCGGCGCTACTACGGTCCCGACATCGGCCCGAGAGCCGACCGCGACCACGACGCTGCCGCGACGCCGACCGGCGCCCGGCTCACCAATGTGCCCCTGCTGCGCACCACTTGCTGGGTGACCGCGGCGATCTTCGCCGGCTTCATGACCCATTCGCTGACCGGGATGCCGGTATCGGTGCCGGCGGTGATCGGCATCGCCGTCATCCTGTTCGCCCAGGACTACTACTACCTGCGCGAGCACCGGCCGACGCCGGACGAGCGTCAGCATGGTGTGCTGGCGATCCTGGAGAAGGACATCGAGTGGCCGACGCTCGCTTTCTTTCTCTTCCTGTTCGTGCTGGTGGGTGCGGCCGTCGCGACCGGGCTGATCGACTCGCTGGCCCTTGGGCTGGGATGGGCGATCGAGGCGATCGGCAACGGTCTGGGGCTCTCGCCGCAGGCTACGCTGCTGGTTGCCGCCCTGGTCGTGCTCTGGGTGTCGGGCTTCCTGTCGGCGGTGATCGACAACATCCCTTACACCGCCGTCACCATCCCGCTGATCGCGAGCCTCCTGCAGAAGCTCGACGCCGGGCCGCAGGGCCAGGTGCTGTGGTGGGCCTTGGCGCTGGGGGCGTGCCTGGGCGGCAACGGCACCCTGATCGGCGCCTCGGCGAACGTCACCGTCACCGGCCTCGCCGAGAAGGACGGCAAGCGCATCTCCTTCAACGAGTTTACCGCCTTCGGCGCCCGCGTGACCGCGATCACGCTGTTGATATCGTCGGCCTATATCGCGCTGTGGCTCTATGTCGGATCGGCGATCGTGAACGCCGTCGGCGCCGGAGCGCTCGTCCTGATGGCGGCACTGCCGCGCCTTCTCAGGAAGAGCGCTCCGGCCCCGAAGGCCTGA